Proteins from a genomic interval of Candidatus Nanopelagicales bacterium:
- a CDS encoding ethanolamine ammonia-lyase subunit EutB — translation MRLRATVGPETFAFSGVRDLLAKASPARSGDELSGVAAGNETERAAAQVCLADVELRSFLADPVVPYDEDEVTRLIVDSHDSGAFAPIAGLTVGEFRDYLLADDTDAETLAALAPGITPEMAAAVCKIMGNQDLIAVASKCSVVTAFRDTLGLPRRLSSRIQPNHPTDDPLGIVVSVIDGLRYGCGDACIGVNPATDSLDRTIELLKILDDVIQRFAIPTQSCVLTHVSTTLLAMGQGAPVDLVFQSIAGTEVANRGFGVDLAILREAHQAARELGRGTVGDNVMYFETGQGSCLSAGGDHGVDQQTLEARAYAVARAFDPLLVNTVVGFIGPEYLYDGKQIRRAGLEDHFCGKLLGLPMGCDVCYTNHAEADQNDSDDLMTLLGIAGCTYFMGVPGADDIMLEYQSTSYHDIAYLHRQLDRRPAPEFDAWLLASEIVTDGGRLLPISSGHPLLAVTER, via the coding sequence ATGCGGCTGCGAGCGACCGTGGGGCCTGAGACCTTCGCGTTCTCGGGTGTGCGCGATCTACTGGCGAAGGCGTCACCGGCACGCAGCGGCGACGAGTTGAGCGGCGTTGCTGCCGGGAACGAGACCGAACGGGCCGCTGCCCAGGTCTGCCTCGCGGACGTCGAACTCAGGTCGTTCCTCGCGGACCCGGTAGTTCCCTATGACGAGGACGAGGTGACCCGCCTGATCGTGGACTCCCACGACAGCGGGGCCTTCGCGCCGATCGCGGGTCTCACTGTCGGAGAGTTCCGGGACTACCTGCTCGCAGATGACACCGACGCCGAAACCCTCGCGGCCCTCGCCCCTGGTATCACTCCGGAGATGGCGGCGGCGGTGTGCAAGATCATGGGTAACCAAGACCTCATCGCTGTTGCGTCGAAGTGTTCGGTGGTGACTGCGTTCCGGGACACTCTCGGACTCCCCCGCCGACTGTCGTCTCGGATTCAGCCGAACCATCCCACCGATGACCCACTCGGGATCGTGGTGTCCGTCATCGACGGTCTTCGCTACGGCTGCGGCGACGCTTGCATAGGTGTCAATCCGGCCACCGACAGCCTGGACCGGACCATAGAGTTGCTCAAGATTCTCGATGACGTCATCCAGCGGTTCGCGATTCCCACCCAGAGCTGTGTACTCACACATGTCTCCACCACCTTGTTGGCGATGGGTCAGGGCGCCCCGGTCGACCTCGTATTCCAGTCGATCGCGGGAACCGAGGTCGCCAACCGCGGCTTCGGAGTCGATCTGGCGATTCTGCGGGAAGCACATCAGGCCGCCCGCGAGTTGGGGCGCGGCACTGTCGGCGACAATGTCATGTACTTCGAGACCGGGCAGGGTTCATGCCTGTCGGCCGGCGGCGACCACGGGGTGGATCAGCAGACACTGGAGGCCCGAGCGTACGCGGTAGCTCGCGCATTCGACCCACTTCTGGTCAACACGGTGGTGGGATTCATCGGCCCGGAATATCTCTACGACGGCAAGCAGATCCGACGTGCGGGACTGGAGGACCACTTCTGCGGCAAACTGCTCGGCCTGCCGATGGGCTGCGACGTCTGCTACACGAACCACGCCGAAGCGGACCAGAACGATTCCGACGACCTCATGACCCTCCTGGGGATCGCGGGATGTACCTACTTCATGGGAGTTCCCGGAGCCGACGACATCATGCTCGAGTATCAATCGACCAGCTACCACGACATCGCTTACCTGCATCGCCAACTCGATCGGCGGCCGGCCCCGGAGTTCGACGCCTGGCTCCTGGCCAGCGAGATCGTGACCGACGGCGGCCGTCTGCTGCCGATCAGCAGTGGGCACCCCTTGCTGGCGGTGACCGAGCGGTGA
- a CDS encoding EamA family transporter: protein MATAAESRVRLDPTVVATLAVLGAATLFGTSGTARSLLAPDSWPPSVAAVRLLIGALGLMAYVGYRRRAAGASSLMRGPLIWISGLGVAGYQVLFFIGVEATGVAVGTLVSLGLAPLMAGMLGWMLREGAPGWRWGALTALAVVGLVLLTSGGVTEPNPVGIAAALGAGVCYAVYTVCGGRLARDGHDSGVVMAAAFTVGAVLLLPFLWSAPQWLFSSAGISLALWLGLAATSLAYVWFGLGLARLQPGHVATLNLLEPVVATILGVSLLAEQLGAIGWLGCALILAALAGLGLLERGPRGPVLPATEST from the coding sequence ATGGCCACCGCAGCCGAGAGTCGCGTTCGGCTGGACCCGACAGTAGTGGCCACCCTCGCAGTGCTCGGTGCAGCGACCCTATTCGGCACCTCCGGAACTGCGCGGAGCCTGCTCGCTCCCGATTCGTGGCCCCCCAGCGTCGCCGCCGTCCGACTGCTCATCGGAGCGTTGGGACTGATGGCATATGTCGGGTACCGCCGCCGCGCTGCGGGCGCGTCGAGCCTGATGCGTGGGCCCCTGATCTGGATATCGGGCCTCGGAGTCGCCGGGTATCAGGTGCTCTTCTTCATCGGGGTGGAGGCAACCGGCGTCGCGGTCGGAACACTCGTGTCACTGGGGTTGGCGCCGCTCATGGCGGGGATGCTCGGCTGGATGCTGCGCGAGGGAGCCCCGGGATGGCGATGGGGGGCTTTGACGGCTTTGGCCGTCGTCGGACTGGTCCTGTTGACCTCCGGTGGTGTGACTGAACCGAATCCGGTGGGTATCGCAGCAGCCCTCGGCGCCGGGGTCTGCTATGCGGTCTACACCGTGTGCGGTGGCCGGTTGGCCCGGGACGGTCACGACTCCGGTGTTGTCATGGCTGCCGCTTTCACGGTGGGCGCTGTGTTGTTGCTGCCGTTCTTGTGGTCGGCACCGCAGTGGCTGTTCTCCTCCGCCGGAATATCGCTCGCGCTGTGGTTGGGGTTGGCCGCCACGTCGTTGGCGTACGTCTGGTTCGGGTTGGGGCTTGCCCGCCTGCAACCAGGTCACGTGGCGACGTTGAATCTGCTCGAACCGGTCGTCGCCACGATCCTGGGAGTGTCATTGCTGGCAGAGCAGTTGGGGGCAATCGGCTGGCTCGGGTGCGCTCTCATCCTCGCCGCGCTGGCAGGCTTGGGGCTGCTCGAACGAGGACCGCGGGGGCCGGTTCTTCCCGCTACTGAGTCGACCTGA
- a CDS encoding DJ-1/PfpI family protein, translating into MDVDIIVYDGLDEMDAWGPAEVLRSAAAMGADVSVRLLTCEPVAMVTGAYGLRFVPDAVLAEDSEVLIVPGGGWVDRAETGAWAEVRRGDLVERIAAVAATARVVAGVCTGTMLLAHAGVIAGRRAATHHSARRELADLGATVVDDRVVDDGDLITSGGVTSGIDLALWLLEREVSAHMADQVAARMEYRRTRPAMTS; encoded by the coding sequence ATGGATGTCGACATCATCGTGTACGACGGTCTCGACGAGATGGATGCGTGGGGCCCGGCCGAAGTGCTGCGCAGTGCAGCCGCCATGGGGGCCGACGTCTCAGTCCGCCTGCTGACGTGTGAGCCAGTTGCCATGGTCACGGGCGCGTATGGCCTGAGATTCGTCCCGGACGCGGTGTTGGCCGAGGATTCCGAGGTGCTGATCGTGCCCGGTGGCGGTTGGGTGGACCGGGCTGAGACAGGGGCGTGGGCGGAAGTCAGGCGAGGTGATCTTGTCGAGCGGATCGCCGCCGTGGCGGCAACGGCGCGGGTCGTCGCCGGAGTCTGCACGGGAACGATGCTCCTGGCTCACGCCGGTGTCATCGCAGGCCGTCGTGCTGCCACCCACCATTCCGCTCGACGGGAGCTCGCGGACCTGGGCGCCACGGTGGTTGATGACCGGGTCGTCGACGACGGTGATCTGATCACCAGCGGCGGGGTGACCAGCGGCATCGACCTGGCCCTGTGGCTGCTGGAACGCGAAGTGTCGGCGCACATGGCCGACCAGGTCGCGGCTCGCATGGAATACCGACGTACGCGCCCAGCGATGACGAGTTAG
- a CDS encoding thioredoxin domain-containing protein, which yields MTNRLAKSLSPYLLQHADNPVDWWEWGTDAFAAARERDVPVFLSVGYAACHWCHVMAHESFADPDTAAQLNRDFVCIKVDREERPDIDAVYMAATTALTGHGGWPMSVWLDHDGRVFHAGTYFPPEPLPGRPSLCQILAAVTEAWTDRRSEVLHSAGTINDALAARESLSPSDARTDRRGVLTAAAQELAAGFDSVNAGFGRAPKFPPAMVLEFLLRYHEVTGDQRALDMVSATCEAMARGGIYDQLGGGFARYSVDDRWRVPHFEKMLYDNALLLRVFTHLWCRTDSDFIRRIAEETAQFIVRDMTTEQGAFASALDADAVPQQDLNSEAREGASYVWTPDQLDDVLGRADGDWAAELFDVTVAGTFETGSSTLTLRGDPDDRVRFDDVRERLLVARGTRPQPARDDKVVASWNGLAITALTQAGVVFDRPDWVSAAARAAEAISERHITDDHRLLRVTLGQRVGTAAGTLEDYGNVVEAFVWVFAANGDHAFIRHAEILTQVLIDRFSLSEGGFADTADDAETLVRRPRDPADNAYPAGNSAAAMALITMAALTGRADWRAAADSALDSVGELQQTHPRFAGWSLAALAADEAGPTQIAVVGQPGDQETVDLRRAAFRGARAGAVIALGTGDPVVALLADRPRQQHATAYVCRDFVCELPVQRDDMLAEQLERQP from the coding sequence GTGACGAACCGCCTCGCCAAGTCCTTGTCGCCCTATCTGCTGCAACACGCGGACAACCCAGTGGATTGGTGGGAGTGGGGGACCGACGCGTTCGCCGCGGCCCGGGAGCGGGACGTTCCGGTGTTCCTCAGCGTGGGGTACGCCGCGTGCCACTGGTGCCATGTGATGGCCCACGAGTCATTCGCGGACCCGGATACAGCCGCGCAACTGAACCGGGATTTCGTGTGCATCAAGGTCGATCGGGAGGAACGGCCGGACATCGACGCCGTCTACATGGCGGCAACTACTGCTTTGACCGGCCATGGCGGCTGGCCGATGTCGGTATGGCTGGATCACGATGGGCGGGTGTTCCACGCGGGCACATACTTCCCTCCTGAGCCCCTGCCCGGACGTCCGTCCCTGTGCCAGATCCTCGCTGCTGTGACCGAAGCGTGGACCGATCGCCGCTCCGAAGTCCTGCACTCCGCCGGCACCATCAACGACGCGCTGGCTGCGCGCGAGTCGCTCTCACCCTCGGATGCACGCACTGACCGAAGGGGGGTCCTGACAGCAGCGGCCCAGGAGTTGGCGGCTGGCTTCGACTCGGTGAATGCGGGTTTCGGTCGCGCCCCCAAGTTTCCCCCGGCCATGGTGTTGGAGTTCCTCCTGCGCTACCACGAGGTGACCGGTGACCAGCGGGCCCTCGACATGGTCTCGGCGACGTGTGAGGCGATGGCCCGTGGTGGCATCTACGACCAACTCGGGGGTGGATTCGCCCGCTACAGCGTCGACGACCGGTGGCGAGTGCCGCACTTCGAGAAGATGCTCTACGACAACGCGCTACTCCTGCGTGTGTTTACCCATCTGTGGTGCCGGACGGACTCCGACTTCATCCGGCGCATCGCCGAGGAGACCGCTCAGTTCATCGTCCGCGACATGACCACCGAGCAGGGGGCGTTCGCCAGCGCCCTCGATGCCGACGCGGTGCCCCAACAGGATCTGAACAGTGAGGCTCGCGAGGGGGCGTCATACGTGTGGACCCCAGACCAACTCGACGACGTGCTGGGTCGCGCCGACGGTGACTGGGCAGCCGAGCTGTTCGACGTGACCGTGGCCGGGACGTTCGAGACAGGTTCCTCGACCCTGACTCTGCGCGGTGATCCGGACGACCGGGTCAGATTCGATGATGTCCGCGAGCGACTGCTGGTCGCCCGGGGCACGCGCCCCCAGCCCGCTCGTGACGACAAGGTCGTCGCGTCCTGGAATGGCCTGGCGATCACGGCGCTCACGCAGGCCGGCGTGGTCTTCGACCGGCCCGACTGGGTGAGCGCAGCCGCCCGGGCCGCGGAAGCCATCAGTGAGCGCCACATCACCGACGACCACCGACTGCTGCGAGTGACGCTCGGGCAGCGCGTGGGCACAGCGGCAGGGACGCTCGAGGACTACGGGAACGTCGTCGAAGCGTTCGTCTGGGTCTTCGCGGCCAACGGTGACCACGCGTTCATCCGCCATGCGGAGATACTGACGCAGGTCCTCATCGACCGGTTCTCACTTTCCGAGGGAGGTTTCGCGGACACGGCCGACGACGCCGAAACTCTCGTCCGACGCCCCCGTGACCCTGCGGACAACGCCTATCCGGCCGGTAACTCCGCCGCCGCGATGGCTCTCATCACGATGGCCGCACTGACCGGCCGGGCCGATTGGCGTGCGGCCGCGGACTCGGCCTTGGACTCGGTCGGCGAACTGCAACAAACGCATCCGCGGTTCGCTGGATGGTCACTGGCCGCTCTCGCTGCCGACGAAGCCGGGCCGACCCAGATCGCCGTGGTGGGACAACCAGGTGATCAGGAGACCGTCGATCTGCGGCGTGCCGCGTTCCGCGGGGCCCGAGCCGGTGCGGTCATCGCTCTCGGCACCGGTGACCCGGTCGTAGCCCTCCTCGCGGACCGCCCTAGGCAACAGCACGCGACGGCGTATGTGTGTCGGGACTTCGTCTGTGAACTGCCGGTGCAACGAGATGACATGCTCGCCGAACAGTTGGAGCGTCAGCCCTGA
- a CDS encoding fibronectin type III domain-containing protein codes for MRTFAATGCAALMIVAATSGTAAAADTSPPRAAKHRSGVTSHLHITAVTIPTAPTAAVAQRGNRSAVVSWQAPVDDGGSTLTGYIVQLESAEGAWLDVATIPAPTLTARIRGLTNGVAYRVRVVATNTVGSSAPSDPSNTIIPLGAPAAPTTPTTASQPGTVAIRWEAPSDTGGTSITAYRIQRRERSGDWRTVVPHTGSTATTYSFASLPVGVAQQFRVAAINAVGVGNWSSASGAVVPFTAPGAPGRLFVTTKGNLRVEMWWRPAATNGAAVAYQIQYSVGKGWRDRARTTTLSWRGKVKSPDTGNTIRFRIIAVNPAGPGPAGPETKVSIR; via the coding sequence ATGCGGACTTTCGCGGCCACGGGTTGCGCCGCACTGATGATCGTTGCAGCGACGTCGGGCACAGCAGCGGCGGCCGATACCTCCCCACCCCGAGCCGCCAAACACCGATCGGGGGTTACGTCCCACCTCCACATCACCGCCGTCACGATCCCCACCGCGCCCACCGCGGCTGTCGCGCAGCGCGGCAACCGATCGGCAGTCGTGAGCTGGCAGGCACCTGTTGACGACGGCGGTTCGACTCTTACCGGGTACATCGTCCAACTCGAGTCCGCCGAAGGTGCCTGGCTCGATGTCGCCACGATTCCCGCGCCCACGCTCACCGCACGGATCCGGGGCCTGACCAACGGGGTGGCCTACCGGGTTCGGGTGGTCGCGACGAACACGGTCGGCTCGAGCGCACCCAGCGACCCCAGTAACACGATCATTCCGCTCGGCGCACCCGCAGCACCGACGACACCGACCACCGCCTCGCAACCGGGCACTGTCGCCATCCGGTGGGAAGCACCGTCCGATACCGGTGGAACTTCGATCACCGCGTACCGCATCCAGCGCCGAGAACGATCCGGAGACTGGCGCACCGTCGTGCCTCACACCGGATCCACCGCGACCACCTACTCGTTCGCGAGCCTGCCGGTTGGCGTGGCACAACAGTTCCGCGTGGCGGCCATCAACGCGGTCGGTGTCGGCAACTGGTCGAGCGCATCAGGGGCCGTCGTTCCCTTCACGGCTCCCGGCGCCCCGGGGCGGCTCTTCGTCACGACCAAGGGCAACCTGCGTGTGGAGATGTGGTGGCGACCCGCCGCCACGAATGGTGCCGCTGTGGCCTATCAGATCCAGTACTCCGTCGGCAAAGGTTGGCGCGACCGCGCCCGCACAACAACTCTGTCGTGGCGCGGCAAGGTCAAGTCGCCCGACACCGGCAACACCATCCGGTTCCGAATCATCGCGGTCAATCCCGCAGGACCCGGTCCCGCAGGCCCAGAGACCAAGGTCAGCATCCGCTGA
- a CDS encoding carboxypeptidase-like regulatory domain-containing protein has protein sequence MTVVRTLVIALALALTVPWGMSPAAVAAAGSVGGAVRTDGGDPAAYARVLFYPEGFTSTDDPAEYLYETGADAQGRWQAEVSDAGIPPGRYLVRAVDDSLARTAWYPGAATPESARVVSAVTDSTQSQIDVTIPGAPRLSGAVTNAAGNPVVGATVSLFPVGATPDLDSPVNVVLTGADGRWAMDIEYVPPGSYLLRAGHGDYQAQWFDAAPDAARATPISVAGTSRTGLDFRLGELGRLGGVISANGGRFAGLVVTALPLFDPGPEYAQEFTIGTGEGGRYVLSGLPAGDYLVSAETGEWGGLPMRWYTSARTAQAAKPVSVTPGQLTGAIDVALDFQPNFPGKPRKKPKGLKVPAAVRSTTDGSGAGIRRATQVHPPPAEGSGRSGAVDQAALRPHHDGTQPGLPEGSE, from the coding sequence ATGACTGTCGTCCGGACTTTGGTCATTGCGTTGGCCCTCGCGCTGACGGTCCCTTGGGGGATGTCTCCGGCTGCGGTCGCCGCAGCGGGATCCGTGGGCGGTGCCGTTCGGACAGACGGCGGCGACCCGGCGGCGTATGCGCGCGTGTTGTTCTACCCGGAAGGCTTCACGTCGACCGACGATCCCGCCGAGTACCTGTATGAAACCGGCGCCGACGCGCAAGGTCGCTGGCAGGCGGAGGTGTCGGACGCAGGCATTCCACCCGGCCGGTATCTGGTCCGGGCGGTGGACGATTCCCTCGCTCGAACTGCTTGGTATCCGGGGGCAGCAACTCCTGAGTCGGCGAGAGTGGTCAGCGCAGTTACGGACAGCACCCAATCACAGATCGATGTCACGATCCCTGGTGCCCCACGTCTGTCCGGCGCCGTCACCAATGCGGCCGGAAACCCAGTGGTAGGGGCCACTGTCTCCCTGTTCCCGGTCGGAGCGACTCCCGATCTGGATTCTCCCGTCAACGTGGTGCTGACCGGCGCGGACGGCCGGTGGGCCATGGATATCGAGTATGTTCCCCCGGGGTCGTATCTGCTCCGGGCCGGGCACGGCGACTACCAGGCCCAGTGGTTCGATGCTGCGCCCGATGCCGCCCGCGCGACGCCGATATCCGTCGCTGGGACGTCACGTACCGGCCTTGACTTCCGTCTTGGTGAGTTGGGGCGTCTCGGTGGTGTCATCAGCGCCAATGGGGGTCGCTTCGCGGGACTGGTCGTGACCGCGCTGCCGCTGTTCGACCCGGGCCCCGAGTACGCGCAGGAGTTCACGATCGGCACTGGCGAGGGTGGCCGCTACGTCCTGTCTGGACTGCCCGCCGGTGATTACCTGGTCAGCGCGGAGACGGGCGAATGGGGGGGATTGCCCATGCGCTGGTACACCTCTGCTCGGACCGCGCAGGCTGCGAAGCCGGTCTCGGTAACGCCAGGTCAGCTCACCGGGGCCATCGACGTCGCGCTGGACTTCCAACCCAACTTCCCGGGCAAACCCCGAAAGAAACCCAAGGGGTTGAAGGTGCCCGCCGCGGTGCGCTCGACGACCGATGGATCCGGTGCGGGAATACGTCGGGCAACGCAAGTGCATCCACCACCCGCAGAAGGGAGCGGTCGCTCTGGCGCGGTTGATCAGGCAGCGCTACGGCCCCATCACGACGGGACTCAACCGGGCCTGCCTGAAGGATCAGAGTGA
- a CDS encoding rhomboid family intramembrane serine protease, with product MSETTSSAAGRRSRVVMPVLVLLAVMWVLEFLDLILPLDLDYLGIQSRDASGLVGIPLAPFLHSGFEHLLANTLPFLILGTLVAWRAGGRFWSVAIIIILLGGVGVWLLGPGNAITIGASGLVFGFLGYLLARGALTRDWIDILVAAGVLLIYGSLLLGATPFGVPAGVSWLAHLTGFAAGIIAAFVSADRRGQITSSP from the coding sequence GTGAGCGAGACAACTTCCTCAGCGGCAGGTCGGCGCAGTCGGGTCGTGATGCCAGTGCTGGTCCTGCTGGCGGTGATGTGGGTACTCGAGTTCCTCGATTTGATCCTGCCGCTGGACTTGGACTACCTCGGAATCCAGAGCCGGGACGCAAGCGGTCTGGTAGGGATCCCACTGGCGCCGTTCCTGCACAGCGGGTTCGAACACCTGCTCGCGAACACACTGCCATTCCTCATCCTCGGGACGCTGGTTGCGTGGCGGGCCGGGGGACGGTTCTGGAGCGTCGCGATCATCATCATCCTGCTCGGCGGAGTCGGGGTGTGGCTGCTGGGCCCGGGCAACGCCATCACCATCGGGGCGAGCGGACTGGTCTTCGGATTCCTGGGCTACCTGTTGGCTCGGGGTGCTCTGACTCGCGACTGGATCGACATCCTCGTGGCGGCGGGCGTTCTGCTGATCTACGGTTCCTTGCTCCTGGGCGCCACCCCGTTCGGGGTTCCGGCGGGCGTGTCGTGGCTAGCCCACCTCACCGGATTCGCCGCAGGCATCATCGCCGCCTTCGTCAGCGCCGACCGCCGGGGCCAAATCACGAGTTCTCCCTAG
- a CDS encoding TIGR03086 family metal-binding protein, with amino-acid sequence MTDPDAARFKRAATMFREQVSLVGDDQWSAATPCSEWDVRALVNHVVVEMLWAPPLLAGRTIAEVGDSFDGDQLGTDPAASCDRATHGAIEAFTVDGALAGQVHLSYGDESAVGYCTQMTLDALIHGWDLATAVGADATMPEELTQWAVAAVEPMQDMLSASGMFGSPLAIDADAGTQARLLAMLGRTG; translated from the coding sequence ATGACTGATCCTGATGCAGCTCGCTTCAAGCGTGCGGCCACGATGTTCCGAGAACAAGTGAGTCTCGTCGGCGATGATCAATGGTCCGCTGCCACCCCGTGCAGCGAGTGGGATGTGCGAGCCCTGGTGAACCACGTTGTCGTTGAGATGCTGTGGGCTCCCCCCCTGCTCGCCGGTCGCACGATCGCCGAGGTTGGTGACAGCTTCGACGGTGACCAGTTGGGCACGGATCCTGCCGCCAGTTGCGACCGGGCGACACACGGCGCGATCGAGGCCTTCACAGTCGACGGAGCTCTCGCGGGTCAGGTGCACCTGTCCTACGGTGACGAGTCCGCGGTCGGCTACTGCACTCAGATGACGCTGGACGCACTGATCCACGGATGGGACCTCGCCACGGCCGTGGGAGCCGACGCGACCATGCCCGAGGAGTTGACTCAGTGGGCGGTTGCCGCCGTCGAGCCGATGCAGGACATGCTGAGCGCCAGCGGGATGTTCGGGTCCCCCCTGGCGATCGATGCCGATGCCGGCACCCAGGCCCGACTACTGGCAATGTTGGGCCGCACGGGCTGA
- a CDS encoding PIG-L family deacetylase, with translation MHSLGDVLGIWAHPDDETYLSAAVMMRAMNTGHRVMCVTATRGEQGSTDPARWPPGPPLARVRTRESAEAMRIIGVREHHWLDYPDGGLRDVDAHEAVHRIGDLVGTWRPDTIVTFAPTGMTGHPDHQTVSAWARAVAAALQPQPEVLHAVHAQSLMDRHLTRLLELDIFMNDALPDTAPDDQAITLRLTDAEMGAKWAALRAQPSQTEALFATAGDTLMRDMFSEESFIRAGPT, from the coding sequence GTGCACTCCCTCGGAGACGTGCTGGGCATCTGGGCTCACCCGGACGACGAGACCTATCTCTCGGCCGCCGTCATGATGCGCGCGATGAACACCGGGCACCGGGTCATGTGCGTGACGGCCACTCGCGGAGAACAAGGATCGACCGATCCCGCCCGTTGGCCCCCAGGCCCGCCGTTGGCCCGAGTCCGCACGCGGGAGTCAGCCGAGGCAATGCGGATCATCGGCGTCCGGGAACACCATTGGCTCGACTACCCCGATGGGGGGCTTCGCGACGTCGACGCCCACGAAGCGGTGCACCGTATCGGGGACCTGGTCGGCACCTGGCGACCCGACACCATCGTGACCTTCGCCCCCACAGGAATGACGGGACACCCGGACCACCAGACCGTGTCGGCCTGGGCACGAGCAGTGGCAGCGGCACTTCAGCCTCAGCCGGAGGTGCTGCACGCCGTTCACGCGCAGAGCCTCATGGACCGGCACCTGACCCGACTCCTGGAACTCGACATCTTCATGAACGATGCGCTTCCCGACACCGCGCCCGACGACCAGGCCATCACGCTGCGGCTCACCGATGCCGAGATGGGGGCCAAATGGGCGGCGTTGCGGGCTCAGCCCAGCCAGACCGAAGCGCTGTTCGCGACTGCGGGCGACACCTTGATGCGGGACATGTTCTCGGAGGAATCGTTCATCCGAGCGGGCCCCACCTGA
- a CDS encoding LemA family protein yields the protein MAALIVIVVILVVLGIVAVVMYNSVIAIRNKVDEAWAQISVQLKRRHDLIPPLVSTVKGYAGHERGTFEAVTEARNAAINAMGSPEQAGKAEEQLSGALKSLFAISENYPDLKASTNFVQLQDQLVDTEDRIAFARQYYNDVVRQWNTKIQTVPFNVFAGMMKAEKAEYFEIEDITASRMSEALSAEDTAKPPTVEF from the coding sequence ATGGCAGCACTCATCGTCATCGTCGTGATCCTGGTCGTGCTCGGCATCGTCGCGGTGGTGATGTACAACTCCGTGATCGCGATCCGCAACAAGGTCGACGAGGCGTGGGCGCAGATCAGCGTCCAGTTGAAGCGTCGTCACGACCTGATCCCACCCCTCGTCTCGACAGTGAAGGGCTACGCGGGTCACGAGCGCGGCACCTTCGAAGCCGTCACCGAAGCGCGCAATGCGGCCATCAACGCCATGGGCTCTCCGGAGCAGGCGGGCAAGGCCGAAGAGCAGTTGTCCGGAGCATTGAAGAGTTTGTTCGCGATCTCGGAGAACTACCCCGATCTGAAGGCCTCGACAAACTTCGTCCAGTTGCAGGACCAACTGGTGGACACCGAGGATCGGATCGCGTTCGCCCGTCAGTACTACAACGATGTCGTCCGACAGTGGAACACCAAGATCCAGACCGTCCCCTTCAACGTCTTCGCGGGCATGATGAAGGCCGAGAAGGCGGAGTACTTCGAGATCGAGGACATCACCGCTTCGCGGATGTCCGAAGCGCTGTCGGCGGAGGACACCGCCAAGCCACCGACCGTCGAGTTCTGA